From Bacillus sp. Bos-x628, the proteins below share one genomic window:
- a CDS encoding DegT/DnrJ/EryC1/StrS family aminotransferase, protein MQILTKISGKSKDYLPLLDMINQGVQVKSDLVEKNLANEKLVAFLEQDIEQVGLEKILFHYKQNKEKKIPFLPVDKLISEDEIDDIMQVLKEVLSSGRFTSGPYIPLFEKNLADYLGIKYVIATSSGTDALMISLISAGVHPGDEVILPANSFAATENAVLAIGAVPVYADIDPESYCLAASEIEKHITEKTVCILPVHLYGKQADMGAISAVAKTHGLKIIEDGCQAIGSSGLGAFGDGLVLSFNPYKNLGVCGKAGAIATNDEALAEKCIEISYHGFESGKKNMKRSDFGFNAKIDNLQAAIGLERMKYLGLHNFKRFYLAKQYIEQLQALEQDGYIKLPKLTDDHVWHLFPIRVLKGDRDEIAKQLLDVYGIETDVYYPILSHQHQTNLVSKKYKQTTLPHTEKAAQQLLHLPLYPGMPLQDQEKVIKGVHHVIKSSVQ, encoded by the coding sequence ATGCAAATATTGACGAAGATATCAGGTAAAAGCAAGGATTATCTACCTTTGCTGGATATGATCAATCAAGGTGTTCAAGTAAAGTCTGATTTGGTTGAAAAGAATCTGGCAAATGAAAAGCTGGTAGCGTTCCTTGAGCAAGATATTGAGCAAGTTGGATTGGAAAAAATTCTCTTCCATTATAAACAAAATAAGGAAAAAAAGATACCGTTCCTGCCTGTTGATAAGCTCATTTCAGAGGATGAGATAGATGATATTATGCAGGTGTTGAAAGAAGTGTTGAGCTCTGGCCGTTTTACGTCAGGTCCATACATCCCATTGTTTGAAAAAAACTTGGCTGATTACTTAGGGATAAAGTATGTCATTGCCACTTCAAGTGGGACAGATGCCCTCATGATCAGTCTTATATCAGCGGGGGTCCATCCTGGAGATGAGGTCATCCTGCCTGCTAACAGCTTTGCCGCAACGGAAAATGCGGTGCTCGCTATTGGTGCCGTTCCGGTATATGCCGATATCGATCCAGAATCCTACTGCTTAGCTGCAAGTGAAATCGAGAAACATATCACAGAAAAAACGGTCTGCATTCTCCCAGTTCATTTATATGGAAAGCAAGCGGATATGGGAGCCATCTCTGCTGTTGCTAAGACACATGGACTGAAAATCATCGAGGATGGCTGTCAGGCCATTGGTAGCAGCGGGCTCGGAGCATTCGGAGATGGACTTGTTCTCAGTTTTAATCCTTACAAAAATTTAGGAGTTTGCGGTAAGGCTGGAGCCATTGCTACAAATGATGAAGCTCTTGCGGAAAAATGCATAGAGATCAGCTATCACGGCTTTGAATCTGGAAAAAAGAATATGAAGCGCAGTGACTTTGGCTTTAATGCAAAAATAGATAATTTACAGGCAGCTATCGGATTAGAACGAATGAAGTATTTAGGGCTGCATAATTTCAAGCGTTTTTACTTAGCAAAACAATATATTGAACAGTTGCAAGCACTCGAACAAGATGGATATATCAAGCTTCCAAAGCTGACAGATGATCATGTATGGCATCTATTTCCTATCAGAGTGCTCAAAGGGGATCGAGATGAGATCGCCAAGCAATTACTAGACGTCTATGGCATTGAGACGGATGTTTATTATCCGATTCTGTCACATCAGCATCAAACGAACCTTGTATCTAAGAAATATAAACAAACGACGCTTCCACATACGGAAAAAGCTGCACAGCAGTTGCTCCATTTACCGCTTTACCCAGGAATGCCCCTGCAAGATCAGGAGAAAGTCATTAAGGGGGTTCATCATGTTATCAAATCTTCCGTTCAGTAA
- a CDS encoding MFS transporter gives MKKVFDFGCVFYFFIGTIHVFFGSLTPYLLSAYDKGPGELSSLIFFQFIGFLTGVLLSPILVRKKGYGATLTMGLMLMIVSLLLGWLVPNWTTLVVAGFLLGSGAGSMETTAGAYVISMENSAKRISIMEVFFGLGALLFPLLILLTVTEQTWHYVFLFQVAALTFFLVLWLVFIRKWPKGQMPAPTLGGKKTSLLFDRNNRMIVVLMTCFAFFYAGIETNFANFLPSIMLEKGGDTWSLLAVSTFWTAIVIGRSIIAKKADQLHPLRFLKLSAASMILLLIAFALTTHTTVQLLLIFLIGLCASGMFPIALTASALMIENAIDEATSYFIAAASLGGACLSFLIGFSLEWAGAASAILVFSFLAVLLFAAAIQMNRFRKKGDVLDQHSMFKADG, from the coding sequence ATGAAAAAAGTGTTTGATTTCGGATGTGTTTTTTACTTTTTTATAGGGACCATTCATGTGTTTTTTGGTAGCTTAACCCCTTATTTATTGTCTGCTTATGATAAGGGTCCTGGGGAATTATCTTCTTTAATTTTTTTTCAGTTTATTGGCTTTTTGACGGGTGTTCTTTTATCACCGATTCTTGTCCGAAAAAAAGGATACGGTGCTACTTTGACAATGGGACTCATGCTAATGATTGTATCACTTCTTCTTGGGTGGCTAGTGCCGAACTGGACAACACTTGTAGTGGCGGGTTTTCTTCTGGGAAGTGGTGCGGGCAGTATGGAAACAACGGCCGGAGCGTATGTGATTTCAATGGAAAATAGTGCAAAACGTATTAGTATCATGGAAGTCTTTTTTGGCTTAGGTGCGCTTTTATTCCCGCTTCTCATCCTGCTCACTGTCACAGAGCAGACGTGGCATTATGTGTTTTTATTTCAGGTAGCTGCTCTCACGTTTTTCCTTGTTCTTTGGCTTGTCTTTATTCGTAAATGGCCAAAGGGGCAGATGCCTGCTCCTACTCTCGGGGGCAAGAAAACGTCCTTGCTTTTTGATCGAAACAATCGAATGATTGTTGTGCTCATGACTTGCTTTGCCTTTTTCTATGCAGGTATTGAAACGAACTTTGCTAACTTTTTGCCGTCCATTATGCTGGAAAAAGGGGGAGACACATGGAGCCTCTTAGCTGTATCCACCTTTTGGACTGCGATTGTCATCGGCCGCTCCATCATTGCGAAAAAAGCAGACCAGCTGCATCCTTTGCGTTTTTTGAAGCTGAGCGCAGCTTCCATGATCCTGCTGCTCATTGCATTTGCACTCACAACACACACAACGGTGCAGCTTCTTCTCATCTTTCTCATTGGCTTATGTGCATCAGGCATGTTTCCAATTGCGCTGACCGCATCCGCATTAATGATTGAAAATGCCATCGACGAGGCGACGAGTTATTTTATTGCCGCAGCTAGTTTAGGCGGAGCGTGCTTGTCATTTCTAATCGGCTTTAGTCTCGAATGGGCAGGTGCTGCAAGTGCGATTCTTGTTTTTTCCTTTTTAGCTGTTCTTTTGTTTGCCGCTGCCATCCAAATGAATCGCTTTAGGAAAAAAGGGGACGTTTTAGATCAACATTCTATGTTCAAAGCAGATGGATAA
- a CDS encoding YqcI/YcgG family protein, with the protein MAQLYAKSYLDQNLRSLEDWEQDAFIKFGEMVGDEADTFPCVPGRQGFFLDHLRYGFVGDPRGDDAVNELAELLRDYQSCARQTGQYASFICFFETPQDLNESPIEEFENQFWSLLQRLHQKDEVKWPEEIPTDPHHHKWEFCFHGEAYFILCSTPAHQLRKSRHFPYVLMAFQPRWVFEKMNGSTTFGQKMSQLVRKRLKAYDQVDVHPALKWYGDPTNHEWKQYFLPDEEAEKPASAKCPFTAIKNMMKL; encoded by the coding sequence ATGGCCCAACTGTATGCAAAAAGTTACCTTGATCAAAATCTGCGATCGCTAGAAGATTGGGAGCAAGATGCTTTCATAAAATTTGGAGAGATGGTAGGTGATGAGGCAGATACATTCCCCTGTGTACCAGGTAGACAGGGATTTTTTCTAGATCATTTGCGTTATGGGTTTGTAGGTGATCCGCGGGGGGATGACGCTGTGAATGAGCTTGCAGAGCTGTTAAGGGATTATCAAAGCTGTGCACGGCAAACGGGTCAATATGCTTCATTCATCTGCTTTTTTGAAACACCGCAGGATTTGAATGAAAGCCCGATTGAAGAGTTTGAGAATCAGTTCTGGTCATTGCTTCAACGATTACACCAAAAGGATGAAGTCAAATGGCCTGAAGAAATCCCGACAGACCCTCATCATCATAAATGGGAGTTTTGCTTTCATGGAGAAGCGTATTTTATTTTGTGCTCGACGCCTGCTCATCAGCTAAGGAAAAGCCGTCATTTCCCATATGTATTGATGGCTTTTCAGCCAAGGTGGGTGTTTGAGAAAATGAATGGCTCGACCACGTTTGGGCAAAAAATGAGCCAGCTCGTCCGCAAGCGACTCAAGGCGTATGATCAAGTAGATGTACACCCTGCTTTAAAATGGTACGGTGACCCAACAAATCATGAGTGGAAGCAATATTTCCTGCCAGATGAAGAGGCGGAGAAACCAGCCTCCGCCAAATGTCCATTTACTGCAATAAAAAACATGATGAAATTATGA
- a CDS encoding Gfo/Idh/MocA family oxidoreductase, whose amino-acid sequence MKKIGIVGAGNIAKAHARALSTIKGAELSGVYDLHESVAQGFIKQYGGRVYQSIETLAEASDGLIIASPNFCHKDHALQALRTGQPILCEKPMAVSLKEAKEMVETSKEFQVQASMGFNYRYLSFVNILKNLIANGELGHILTVRTHFKKNSALRKKTFSWRDSGESLRTSGALGDLGIHLIDMLWYLFGSEMKSDSLNTKMLTHVKEKEEKKVQVDDHTEIFGQMENHVFFHLVTSKSSQPQECGFSVEVIGHDKVFKYHTNMKNEYEISDGLSVEHHQMPQTLLTDPPNEFYGWADTFRDQLMHWVNTPSYPSHMKVADFEDGYRTQAALNTCFEKEEADVSTSAF is encoded by the coding sequence ATGAAGAAAATTGGAATTGTTGGAGCAGGGAATATTGCAAAAGCACATGCACGAGCGTTATCAACGATCAAAGGTGCAGAATTATCCGGAGTCTACGATCTGCACGAATCCGTCGCACAAGGCTTCATTAAGCAATACGGTGGACGGGTGTATCAAAGCATCGAGACATTGGCTGAAGCATCAGATGGACTGATTATTGCCTCCCCTAATTTTTGTCACAAAGACCACGCCCTGCAAGCATTGAGAACGGGACAACCTATTTTGTGCGAGAAGCCAATGGCTGTTTCGTTGAAAGAAGCAAAGGAAATGGTAGAGACTTCCAAGGAATTCCAGGTGCAAGCAAGTATGGGCTTTAACTACCGTTATTTATCCTTTGTAAATATTTTGAAGAACTTGATTGCCAATGGTGAACTGGGACACATTTTAACTGTCAGGACACATTTTAAGAAAAATAGTGCGCTACGCAAAAAGACATTTTCATGGAGAGATAGCGGTGAGAGCTTGCGTACAAGCGGTGCATTAGGCGATCTAGGTATCCACCTGATTGACATGCTGTGGTACTTGTTTGGCAGTGAGATGAAAAGCGACTCCCTTAATACGAAGATGTTGACGCATGTAAAAGAAAAAGAAGAGAAAAAAGTGCAGGTCGATGATCATACTGAGATTTTTGGGCAAATGGAGAATCATGTTTTCTTCCATTTGGTGACGTCCAAAAGCTCGCAGCCTCAGGAATGTGGATTTAGTGTAGAAGTCATTGGTCATGACAAGGTGTTTAAATACCATACGAATATGAAAAATGAATATGAAATCAGTGATGGCTTGAGTGTAGAACATCATCAAATGCCACAAACCCTTCTCACAGATCCACCAAACGAATTTTACGGATGGGCGGATACATTTCGTGATCAATTGATGCATTGGGTCAATACACCTTCATATCCATCCCATATGAAAGTGGCTGATTTCGAGGATGGTTATCGTACGCAAGCGGCTTTAAATACATGTTTTGAGAAGGAAGAAGCTGACGTTTCTACCAGCGCATTTTAA
- a CDS encoding HAD-IIB family hydrolase, translating to MLSNLPFSKKLLSQPKNPKWIVFCDFDETYYSHRMTKEQREDVERLEAFVAEKSEAGQLMMGWVTGSSLDSVTSKMEKGRFSQFPHFIASNLGTEIVYTSKEHFGEPDVEWAKRLDQQGFSEEKIDAILQTVREKGMTLRPQTQLGSSRYKRNFYYQEQDERTDLHHLSFIQTLAKERGVAVNINKCNPLAGDPEDCYDIDFLPIGTGKDEIVRFMLSRYDLPEDRGFAFGDSGNDLRMLQSVTHGYLVQNATAEAKRHHHQICHHGYAKGIYETLKTVMYKHEEAHS from the coding sequence ATGTTATCAAATCTTCCGTTCAGTAAAAAATTGCTGTCTCAGCCAAAAAACCCGAAATGGATCGTCTTCTGTGACTTTGATGAAACCTATTATTCTCACCGTATGACTAAGGAACAAAGGGAGGATGTAGAACGTTTAGAAGCGTTTGTAGCGGAAAAAAGCGAGGCAGGACAGTTGATGATGGGCTGGGTGACGGGAAGCAGCCTAGATTCTGTCACGAGCAAAATGGAAAAGGGCAGATTCAGTCAGTTCCCTCATTTTATTGCTTCAAATTTAGGGACTGAGATTGTTTATACATCGAAAGAGCATTTTGGAGAGCCTGATGTAGAATGGGCTAAGCGATTAGATCAGCAGGGCTTCTCAGAGGAAAAGATTGACGCCATCTTACAAACCGTTCGTGAAAAAGGGATGACACTTAGACCGCAAACACAGCTTGGTAGTTCAAGATATAAGAGAAATTTCTATTATCAGGAGCAGGATGAACGAACAGATCTGCATCATCTATCATTCATTCAAACACTTGCCAAAGAGCGTGGCGTGGCTGTCAACATTAACAAATGCAATCCGCTTGCAGGTGATCCTGAAGATTGTTACGATATCGATTTTTTACCAATTGGTACTGGTAAGGATGAAATTGTCCGGTTTATGCTAAGCCGATATGATCTCCCTGAAGATCGTGGATTTGCCTTTGGTGATAGTGGAAACGATTTGCGGATGCTTCAATCTGTTACCCACGGTTACCTTGTCCAAAACGCAACTGCCGAGGCCAAGCGGCACCATCATCAAATTTGTCATCATGGATATGCAAAAGGAATCTATGAAACATTGAAAACAGTGATGTATAAACATGAGGAGGCGCATTCATGA
- a CDS encoding L-lactate permease — MWQQIYDPFGNEFVSALVAMLPILFFLLALTVFKLKGVLSACFTLIVSFVTAVFFFHMPIEKAFSAVLLGISNGLWPIGYIVIMAVWLYKIAVRSGKFDIIRSSIAGISQDQRLQLLFIGFSFNAFLEGAAGFGVPIAISAALLTELGFKPLKAAMLCLIANAASGAFGAVGIPVITGAQMGNMTPLALSQTLVYTIPFISFCIPFLLILIVDGIKGIKETWPALLVVSGSYAILQAVTMVTMGPELANIISALASMGILALFLRKWQPTNIYREEGSLALEPKQTYRGVEVLKAWSPFYILTAVITVWSLPAFKALFAVGGPLNWTTILVKMPFLHQQVVKLPPIAQTETPIDAVFKIDVISATGTAILIAVMLTGLFSRQIQLKEGAACLKAAVKELWVPVLTICFVMGFANLANFAGLSSAIGLALAKTGDLFPLVSPVLGWIGVFITGSVVSNNALFGNLQAVTASQIGSQASLLIGANTTGGVMAKLISPQSIAIATAAVGETGKESELFKKTVKYSFILLAVVCIWTFILAQLR, encoded by the coding sequence ATGTGGCAGCAAATATATGATCCGTTTGGTAATGAGTTCGTAAGTGCATTGGTGGCAATGCTTCCGATTTTATTTTTTTTGCTCGCATTAACCGTTTTTAAGTTAAAAGGCGTGTTATCCGCTTGTTTTACCTTGATCGTCAGTTTTGTAACAGCGGTTTTCTTTTTTCATATGCCAATCGAAAAGGCATTTTCCGCTGTGTTGCTCGGTATCTCTAACGGGCTCTGGCCGATTGGATATATTGTGATCATGGCCGTATGGCTGTATAAAATTGCTGTACGATCTGGGAAGTTTGATATCATTCGTTCTAGTATAGCAGGAATTTCTCAAGATCAGCGTCTTCAGCTCTTATTCATTGGTTTTAGTTTTAACGCATTTTTAGAAGGTGCGGCTGGGTTTGGCGTTCCAATTGCCATCAGTGCCGCCTTGTTAACTGAACTTGGCTTTAAACCGCTGAAAGCAGCGATGCTCTGCTTAATTGCAAATGCAGCATCTGGTGCATTTGGCGCAGTTGGAATCCCAGTCATTACAGGTGCACAAATGGGGAATATGACGCCGCTTGCTTTATCTCAAACCCTCGTGTATACGATTCCGTTTATCTCTTTCTGTATCCCTTTTTTACTCATACTGATTGTAGATGGCATCAAAGGGATCAAAGAAACATGGCCGGCTTTGCTTGTTGTCAGTGGAAGTTATGCGATCTTGCAAGCTGTCACCATGGTTACTATGGGTCCTGAGCTTGCCAACATAATATCAGCTTTGGCAAGTATGGGAATCTTGGCTTTATTCCTTCGTAAATGGCAGCCGACGAATATTTATCGTGAAGAAGGCTCACTAGCACTTGAACCAAAACAAACGTATCGTGGTGTTGAGGTGCTCAAGGCATGGTCTCCGTTTTATATCTTAACAGCGGTGATTACGGTTTGGAGCTTACCAGCATTTAAAGCCTTATTTGCAGTTGGAGGGCCGCTGAACTGGACGACTATCTTGGTGAAAATGCCATTTCTTCATCAGCAAGTCGTCAAATTACCGCCGATTGCACAAACAGAAACACCGATTGATGCGGTCTTTAAGATTGATGTGATCAGTGCAACAGGTACAGCCATTCTCATTGCTGTCATGCTGACTGGATTGTTTAGCAGACAGATTCAATTAAAAGAAGGTGCTGCTTGCTTAAAAGCAGCAGTGAAAGAACTTTGGGTACCTGTTCTCACAATTTGTTTTGTCATGGGCTTTGCCAACTTAGCCAACTTTGCAGGACTTAGCTCTGCGATCGGTCTTGCCCTTGCGAAAACAGGCGATCTGTTCCCGCTTGTCAGCCCAGTGCTTGGATGGATTGGTGTATTTATCACAGGATCTGTTGTGAGTAACAATGCCTTATTTGGTAACCTTCAAGCGGTGACTGCTTCTCAAATCGGATCACAGGCAAGTCTGTTAATCGGTGCTAATACAACCGGCGGTGTTATGGCGAAACTAATTTCTCCACAGTCTATCGCCATTGCAACAGCCGCTGTTGGTGAAACGGGTAAAGAATCAGAACTCTTTAAAAAGACGGTAAAATACAGCTTTATCTTGCTCGCCGTCGTGTGTATTTGGACATTCATTCTTGCTCAATTGAGATAG
- a CDS encoding LysE family translocator, protein MTVFFGYIFLGLSLSAPVGPVNAAQIDRGIKSGFWHAWIFGVGAMAADIVYMLLIYFGVAQLLTAPLVKTFLWLFGFFVLTYTGIESLRKIHLQDSPKKDGGNTSIGQSFMTGFFISLSNPLSILFWLGIYGSILANTIEKYGASQMLIYSMAIFIGMLIWDFFMALLASTFRRYLSERVLYSLSVLAGLSLLGFGAYFGYQGIMALFG, encoded by the coding sequence GTGACTGTGTTTTTTGGTTATATTTTCTTAGGGTTGTCACTTTCAGCACCTGTTGGGCCAGTCAATGCAGCCCAAATAGACAGAGGCATTAAAAGTGGATTTTGGCATGCGTGGATTTTTGGTGTGGGAGCCATGGCAGCGGATATTGTGTATATGCTCCTCATTTATTTTGGTGTCGCCCAGCTTTTGACCGCACCTCTTGTGAAGACCTTTTTATGGCTGTTCGGCTTCTTTGTTCTCACCTATACAGGCATTGAAAGCCTACGTAAAATTCATTTACAGGATAGTCCAAAGAAGGACGGGGGAAACACGTCGATCGGACAATCGTTTATGACTGGGTTTTTCATCTCACTTTCCAACCCGCTCAGTATTTTATTTTGGCTTGGGATTTATGGAAGTATTTTAGCGAATACCATTGAAAAGTACGGGGCATCGCAAATGCTTATCTATAGTATGGCCATTTTTATCGGGATGCTCATATGGGATTTCTTTATGGCATTACTGGCAAGTACATTTAGACGCTATTTGAGTGAACGCGTCCTGTATAGCTTATCTGTTCTTGCAGGTCTATCCTTACTGGGCTTCGGGGCATATTTTGGCTATCAAGGTATCATGGCCTTGTTTGGATAG
- a CDS encoding amino acid permease, with translation MSSKWKGVARTLKEKSLSWWQLSLIGVGCTIGTGFFLGSSIAITKSGYSVCISFLLAAIGTYIVFKHLAAMTADTPDKGSFCSYARKAYGRWAGFSNGWVYWFSEMLITGSQLTAISLFTRHWFPSIPLWVFSAIYSALALLVIIIGLSSFQKTENVLAVLKTGAILLFMILAVLVLCGILTDHKPTLHLPNKDHEWMPLGPLGLWNGLIYAFYAFGGIEVMGLMAVHLKNPKDAAKSGRIMLLILAIIYIVSIGLALLLVPVTAFNENSSPFITSLEPFHLSIFLHVFNGIFIIAGFSTLVASLYAVTTLLGTMSEHQDAPACFKQKDPSHVRWSSILLTAAGLIVSILLALFLSKHIYEHLTTAAGLTLLYTWVFILFSSKKLSKPSIRQTCEMILALLLIGAAVSGTLTEASGRPGFFISLGIIAVIAIMVLFMRRKWNQEQTES, from the coding sequence ATGTCATCGAAATGGAAAGGTGTTGCACGTACATTGAAAGAAAAATCTTTATCTTGGTGGCAGCTTTCGTTGATTGGAGTGGGCTGTACAATTGGCACCGGCTTTTTCCTCGGGTCCAGCATTGCCATTACAAAGTCAGGTTATTCCGTATGTATTTCATTTTTGCTTGCAGCGATTGGCACATATATTGTCTTTAAACATTTAGCCGCTATGACGGCTGATACCCCAGATAAAGGGTCCTTTTGTTCATATGCTCGTAAAGCGTATGGTCGCTGGGCAGGCTTTAGTAATGGCTGGGTGTATTGGTTTTCAGAAATGCTGATTACAGGGAGTCAGCTTACGGCGATTTCACTTTTTACACGCCACTGGTTTCCATCCATCCCGCTCTGGGTGTTCTCTGCAATTTACTCTGCTCTCGCCCTGTTAGTGATTATAATCGGTCTCTCTTCTTTTCAAAAGACAGAAAATGTTCTTGCGGTGTTAAAGACCGGTGCTATCTTGCTGTTTATGATTCTTGCCGTCCTTGTCCTATGCGGCATCCTCACAGATCATAAGCCGACTCTGCACCTGCCAAACAAAGATCATGAATGGATGCCACTTGGTCCGCTCGGTCTTTGGAATGGGCTCATTTATGCGTTTTATGCATTTGGCGGTATTGAAGTCATGGGGCTCATGGCCGTTCATTTAAAAAACCCTAAGGATGCAGCAAAATCTGGACGCATCATGCTACTTATTCTAGCGATCATTTATATTGTCTCCATTGGACTTGCTTTACTGCTTGTCCCTGTGACGGCATTTAACGAGAACAGCAGTCCATTTATTACATCATTAGAGCCATTTCACTTGTCCATCTTTCTCCATGTGTTTAATGGCATTTTCATTATTGCAGGTTTTTCTACATTGGTGGCCTCGCTTTATGCCGTCACCACACTGCTTGGCACGATGTCGGAGCATCAAGATGCCCCCGCTTGTTTTAAACAAAAAGACCCATCTCATGTCAGATGGTCCTCTATTTTATTAACAGCTGCTGGCTTGATTGTCTCGATCTTGCTTGCACTCTTTTTGTCCAAGCATATATACGAGCATCTGACAACAGCTGCCGGTCTTACGCTTTTGTACACATGGGTGTTTATCCTGTTCTCAAGTAAAAAGCTGTCAAAGCCGTCCATTCGCCAAACCTGTGAAATGATTCTTGCACTGCTCTTAATAGGGGCAGCCGTTTCAGGCACATTGACAGAGGCAAGCGGACGACCTGGCTTTTTTATCAGCCTTGGGATCATTGCAGTGATCGCCATCATGGTGCTATTCATGAGGAGAAAGTGGAATCAGGAGCAAACCGAATCATAA
- a CDS encoding L-lactate dehydrogenase, whose amino-acid sequence MTNEKVNKVALIGAGFVGSSYAFTLINQAITDELVVIDLNQDKAMGDVMDLNHGKAFAPHPVNTWYGDYEDCQDADIVCICAGANQKPGETRLDLVERNLNIFKGIVENVMKSGFDGIFLVATNPVDILTYATWKFSGLPKERVIGSGTTLDTARLRYMLSEYFEAAAHNVHAYIIGEHGDTELAVWSHANIGSVPITELLKRNDQYKQEDLEDIMENVRHAAYQIIEKKGATYYGVAMSLARITKAILHNENSILTVSAYLDGEYGAEDVYIGVPAFVNRNGATKVMELALNDTEKEQFTRSVHVLKDILAPHF is encoded by the coding sequence ATGACAAACGAAAAAGTCAACAAAGTAGCACTTATTGGAGCAGGTTTCGTCGGCAGCAGTTATGCCTTTACTTTAATAAATCAAGCGATCACAGATGAATTGGTTGTCATTGATCTCAATCAGGATAAAGCAATGGGAGACGTCATGGATTTGAATCATGGTAAAGCTTTTGCCCCGCATCCTGTGAATACGTGGTATGGGGATTATGAGGATTGTCAGGATGCAGATATTGTTTGTATCTGTGCTGGAGCGAACCAAAAGCCCGGTGAAACAAGACTTGATCTTGTAGAAAGGAATTTAAACATTTTCAAAGGCATTGTAGAAAATGTGATGAAAAGCGGATTTGATGGGATTTTCTTAGTCGCTACAAATCCAGTAGATATTTTGACTTATGCGACATGGAAATTCAGTGGTCTTCCAAAAGAGCGAGTAATTGGAAGTGGAACAACGCTTGATACAGCAAGATTGAGATATATGCTGAGTGAGTATTTTGAAGCAGCCGCTCACAATGTGCATGCATACATCATTGGAGAACACGGAGATACAGAGCTAGCCGTTTGGAGTCATGCGAATATTGGAAGTGTGCCCATTACAGAATTATTGAAGAGAAATGATCAATACAAGCAAGAAGATTTAGAGGACATCATGGAAAATGTCCGCCATGCTGCCTATCAAATCATTGAGAAAAAGGGTGCGACCTACTACGGTGTAGCGATGAGTCTGGCACGTATCACAAAAGCCATCTTGCACAATGAAAATAGTATCCTGACAGTCAGCGCATATTTAGACGGAGAGTACGGTGCAGAAGATGTATACATTGGTGTACCTGCCTTTGTGAACCGCAATGGTGCAACAAAAGTGATGGAGCTTGCATTGAATGACACTGAAAAAGAGCAGTTCACACGCAGTGTTCATGTTTTAAAAGACATATTGGCTCCGCACTTTTAA
- a CDS encoding LacI family DNA-binding transcriptional regulator produces the protein MCTIYEIAKRCGVSTTTVSRVLNHHPYVSEEKRQHILQVMKEMEYTPSSAARTLRSHQTKTIAVSVPSVDHPFFAQLIKGISKEALDQGYKAIVLQTFYQESLELEGLQLLKRKEVDGVILGALENTWKKIEPFLTNGPIVMANEYHQTADIPIIGYDEREATYKAVDYLIKSGRRSIGFCFDTESSEAQKQRRQGYLDALTSHGLQLKEEWLFGEAFTIEDGFRLMDKIHDMTESPDAIFTGNDQVAAGLIKQAISYGYHVPKDLAVIGYDNQDICEVTAPTITTIDIPIVELGQRSVQQMIQLLQEKKPLQREYIQLPTRLITREST, from the coding sequence ATGTGTACAATTTATGAAATTGCCAAGCGCTGTGGGGTATCAACGACCACCGTTTCTAGAGTGCTCAACCATCATCCATATGTGTCAGAGGAAAAGCGGCAGCATATTTTACAAGTGATGAAGGAAATGGAATATACACCAAGTTCAGCGGCCCGCACCCTTCGTTCACATCAGACAAAGACCATTGCTGTGTCTGTACCATCTGTGGACCATCCTTTTTTTGCCCAATTGATAAAAGGGATATCAAAGGAAGCACTGGATCAAGGGTATAAAGCTATCGTGCTCCAGACGTTTTACCAAGAATCCTTAGAGCTGGAAGGGCTTCAATTACTAAAAAGAAAAGAAGTAGACGGCGTCATACTAGGGGCATTAGAAAATACGTGGAAAAAAATCGAGCCATTTTTAACGAATGGCCCAATTGTAATGGCCAACGAATATCATCAAACAGCAGATATCCCGATTATCGGATACGATGAGCGTGAAGCCACCTACAAAGCTGTTGATTATTTAATCAAGTCTGGACGTCGATCGATTGGATTTTGTTTTGATACGGAAAGCAGTGAAGCACAGAAGCAAAGAAGACAAGGCTACCTTGATGCTCTTACTTCACATGGCTTGCAATTAAAGGAAGAATGGCTTTTTGGTGAGGCTTTTACAATTGAAGATGGATTTCGCTTAATGGACAAGATTCACGATATGACGGAATCACCCGATGCGATTTTCACCGGCAATGATCAAGTGGCAGCAGGTCTCATTAAACAGGCCATCTCATATGGCTATCATGTTCCAAAAGACTTGGCCGTCATCGGCTATGACAATCAAGACATTTGTGAAGTCACGGCTCCAACGATTACAACAATTGATATTCCGATCGTAGAGCTTGGTCAGCGGTCTGTACAGCAGATGATCCAGCTACTGCAAGAGAAAAAGCCATTGCAGCGTGAATATATTCAGCTCCCTACCCGGCTCATTACAAGAGAATCTACATAA